In a genomic window of Diadema setosum chromosome 3, eeDiaSeto1, whole genome shotgun sequence:
- the LOC140246546 gene encoding alpha-N-acetylgalactosamine-specific lectin-like, which produces MARALVILAGILLAASLRVDAGSICPTYWTEFNGNCYRDIDRSTSGVRLWIGINDIAEEGEFVWSDGSNASYQNWRPNQPDNYRGQEDCVQIGLAHVSRNEWNDIDCNSDTIRHFICKGPARILDP; this is translated from the exons ATGGCACGCGCACTGGTTATACTCGCCGGGATCCTCTTGGCTGCTTCGCTCCGGGTGGATGCGGGCTCGATCTGCCCAACGTACTGGACAGAATTCAACGGGAATTGTTACAG GGACATCGatcgg TCGACGTCGGGCGTGAGACTTTGGATCGGGATCAACGACATCGCCGAGGAGGGGGAATTCGTGTGGTCCGATGGATCGAATGCCTCCTACCAGAACTGGAGACCCAATCAGCCAGACAACTATAGGGGGCAAGAAGACTGTGTGCAAATAGGCTTGGCCCATGTGAGTCGTAACGAATGGAATGATATAGACTGTAACTCCGACACAATTCGTCACTTCATTTGCAAAGGACCGGCGCGTATTCTAGAcccataa